One Methanobacterium sp. genomic region harbors:
- a CDS encoding DUF429 domain-containing protein, translating to MDKIIGIDLSGKPENPTGICFLDAHNLYFSTLFENKDILNHINMKKPSLIVIDAPLSLPKGRCCLSKDCSCSKKGGHFREAEMEMRKYGRTLPLTFRGMRMLTERGIQIAERLKDEYIVLESHPRTVQKILGFSNLYEDLTNYFELPENISEHELDAALLVIAGVFYAGGEFMEFGDVDEGTIILPKNRDINDILNFKTPL from the coding sequence ATGGATAAAATCATTGGAATAGACCTATCAGGAAAACCAGAAAATCCAACGGGAATCTGCTTTTTAGATGCACATAATCTTTATTTTAGCACTCTTTTTGAAAATAAAGATATTTTAAACCATATAAATATGAAAAAACCATCTTTAATTGTAATTGATGCTCCGCTATCACTTCCAAAGGGCAGATGCTGCCTGAGTAAAGACTGCAGCTGTAGTAAAAAAGGAGGACATTTTAGGGAAGCAGAAATGGAAATGCGCAAATATGGAAGAACATTACCCCTTACCTTCCGCGGAATGAGGATGCTTACAGAAAGAGGCATTCAAATAGCAGAGAGACTTAAAGATGAATATATTGTCTTAGAATCTCATCCACGGACTGTTCAAAAAATTTTAGGTTTTTCCAATTTATATGAAGACTTAACAAACTATTTTGAATTACCAGAAAATATCAGTGAACATGAACTGGACGCTGCACTGCTTGTTATAGCCGGCGTCTTTTACGCAGGAGGAGAATTTATGGAGTTTGGTGACGTGGATGAAGGCACCATAATCCTCCCAAAAAACCGTGATATAAACGATATTTTAAATTTTAAAACGCCTCTATAA
- a CDS encoding nitroreductase family protein, giving the protein MDLYEAIRNRRSIRKYKDREIDDNLIHEIIKAGMWAPSAGNLQSWEVVVVKDPEIKSQLAVACYIREFIAEAPVVLVMCAHKRKSSAAYGERGQELYCIQDAACAAQNMLLMIHDLGLGACWNGSFDEDSVSALLGIPNGVRPVAIITVGYPGEKPIPPPREDIEDFIHRETY; this is encoded by the coding sequence ATGGACTTATATGAAGCCATACGGAATAGAAGAAGTATAAGGAAGTATAAAGACAGAGAAATTGATGACAATCTTATACATGAAATAATTAAAGCAGGCATGTGGGCCCCGTCTGCCGGAAATCTACAAAGCTGGGAAGTTGTAGTGGTAAAAGACCCTGAAATAAAATCTCAACTTGCAGTTGCATGCTACATACGGGAGTTCATTGCGGAAGCTCCTGTTGTGCTGGTAATGTGCGCCCATAAACGAAAATCAAGCGCTGCATATGGTGAAAGAGGACAGGAACTTTACTGCATACAGGATGCAGCGTGTGCAGCTCAAAATATGCTCCTTATGATTCATGACCTTGGATTAGGGGCCTGCTGGAATGGGTCCTTTGATGAAGATTCAGTTTCAGCTTTATTAGGAATTCCAAATGGTGTGCGGCCAGTAGCAATAATTACTGTAGGTTATCCTGGTGAAAAACCTATTCCTCCACCCAGGGAAGATATTGAAGACTTCATTCACCGTGAAACATATTAA
- a CDS encoding GNAT family N-acetyltransferase: MAISEEDTANLIEYNTAKFFLNLGRLNGDEICDAPEIKYIFTKNWFSRIFMANFNESDLSTSIEQIISRIKKLNISASWYITPQSYPVNLQNTLKDYGFTYKYDWSAMAIDLENVPESFDFPEGMAIKEVLNLDELGTWTDILVKSFEFPEIVQSYKKYFINAGLELINSHYYLGFLNGKPVSTCVLFDGEGAAGLFYIGTVPEARKQGIAKAMVCYLLNTAKKKGYSISVLQASEMGYPVYKKIGFKKYYTTKIYRR; the protein is encoded by the coding sequence ATGGCGATTTCAGAGGAAGATACAGCTAATTTGATTGAATACAATACTGCAAAGTTTTTTCTTAATTTAGGGCGTTTAAATGGTGATGAGATCTGTGATGCCCCTGAAATTAAATATATATTCACAAAAAACTGGTTCAGCCGTATTTTCATGGCAAATTTTAATGAATCTGATTTATCTACAAGTATTGAGCAGATAATCTCAAGGATTAAAAAGTTAAATATATCTGCTTCATGGTACATTACTCCCCAATCATACCCTGTAAACCTGCAAAACACCCTGAAAGATTATGGTTTTACATATAAATATGATTGGAGTGCCATGGCAATTGATCTTGAAAATGTTCCTGAAAGCTTTGATTTTCCAGAAGGTATGGCAATAAAAGAAGTCCTTAATTTAGATGAACTCGGAACATGGACTGATATCCTGGTAAAAAGCTTTGAATTCCCTGAGATAGTTCAGTCTTATAAAAAATATTTCATTAACGCTGGACTTGAACTCATTAATTCTCATTATTATCTAGGATTTTTAAATGGAAAACCAGTATCTACATGCGTACTTTTTGATGGTGAAGGAGCTGCAGGTTTATTTTATATTGGAACAGTTCCAGAGGCTAGAAAACAAGGTATAGCCAAAGCTATGGTTTGTTATCTCCTCAACACTGCAAAAAAGAAAGGATACTCTATTTCTGTTTTACAGGCAAGCGAAATGGGATATCCTGTTTATAAAAAGATTGGTTTTAAGAAATATTACACTACAAAAATTTACAGGAGATAA
- a CDS encoding class I SAM-dependent methyltransferase family protein: protein MKGKVIGDILVLKNEPDNLQELLNLPEVKRIVKLGRINGPKREPEVEILVGDNTETIHRENHCFFKLDVARIMWSKGNTGERKRMANLVEDGETIVDMFAGIGYFSIPMAVHSNPAKIYSLEINPVSYGYLKENIMLNKVEDVIEPILGDCREFKPKNFADRVLMGYIGNTNEYLDKAVDIVKPGGIIHYHESVPDKLKFERPPQRIIDAAGGRDVEILNKRIIKKYSPGVYHVVIDALIK, encoded by the coding sequence ATGAAAGGCAAAGTCATCGGAGATATTCTTGTTTTAAAAAATGAACCAGATAATTTACAGGAACTACTAAATTTACCTGAAGTGAAACGTATAGTTAAATTAGGGCGGATAAATGGCCCTAAAAGAGAGCCAGAAGTTGAAATACTCGTCGGCGATAATACAGAAACCATTCATCGAGAAAATCACTGTTTTTTCAAGCTAGATGTTGCCAGAATAATGTGGTCTAAGGGAAACACAGGAGAACGGAAAAGAATGGCAAATCTGGTTGAAGATGGTGAAACCATTGTGGACATGTTCGCCGGAATCGGATATTTTTCAATACCTATGGCTGTGCATTCCAATCCTGCTAAAATTTATTCCCTAGAAATAAATCCCGTGTCATACGGCTATTTAAAGGAAAATATCATGCTTAACAAAGTTGAAGATGTAATAGAACCAATATTAGGTGACTGCAGAGAATTTAAGCCTAAAAATTTCGCAGATAGAGTTTTAATGGGCTACATTGGAAATACAAATGAATATCTTGATAAAGCAGTGGACATAGTGAAGCCTGGAGGCATTATTCACTATCACGAATCAGTGCCCGATAAGTTAAAGTTTGAAAGGCCACCTCAAAGAATAATTGACGCTGCAGGTGGGCGCGATGTGGAAATATTAAATAAGAGAATCATAAAAAAATATTCTCCCGGCGTTTATCACGTTGTAATAGATGCATTAATCAAATGA
- a CDS encoding formate--phosphoribosylaminoimidazolecarboxamide ligase, translating into MSLVDRQKILDILNKYDKKDITIATLGSHTSLHILKGAKEEGFRTAVVCEKGREVPYQRFGVADEFILVDKFSDIVNEDVQQKLRDLNSIIVPHGSFIAYAGLDRVESEFYVPMFGNRSILRWEAERDLERKLLLESDIRIPKKFESSADIDRTVMVKFPGARGGKGYFVAASPEEFDKKIINMIDREWITEDDIEKAHIEEYVSGCNYCIHFFYSALKDEVEVLGMDSRFESNIDGVTRIPAKDQLELALDPSYVITGNHPVVIRESLLPQVFDIGDNLVEAAKKLVKPGMNGPFCLQTLCTDNLEIVVFEMSARIDGGTNTFMHASAYSYLLFGEFMSMGRRIAREIKNAAEGDKLEVVIT; encoded by the coding sequence ATGAGTTTAGTAGATAGACAGAAAATCCTTGATATCTTAAATAAATATGATAAAAAAGACATAACTATTGCAACATTAGGAAGTCATACATCTTTACATATACTAAAAGGAGCAAAAGAAGAAGGTTTCAGGACAGCTGTAGTATGCGAGAAAGGACGTGAAGTTCCATACCAGCGTTTTGGAGTTGCTGATGAATTTATACTTGTTGATAAATTCAGTGATATAGTAAATGAAGATGTACAACAAAAATTACGTGATTTAAATAGTATTATTGTACCGCATGGCTCTTTTATAGCTTATGCCGGGCTTGATCGCGTAGAAAGTGAATTTTATGTTCCAATGTTTGGAAACAGGTCCATCTTAAGGTGGGAAGCTGAAAGAGATCTTGAAAGAAAACTTCTTTTAGAATCAGACATAAGGATACCTAAAAAATTCGAAAGCAGTGCAGATATTGATAGAACTGTAATGGTCAAATTCCCAGGTGCAAGAGGTGGAAAAGGGTACTTCGTGGCGGCATCGCCTGAAGAATTCGATAAAAAAATTATCAACATGATCGACAGGGAATGGATTACAGAAGACGATATAGAAAAGGCACACATCGAAGAATATGTTTCTGGATGTAACTACTGTATTCATTTCTTCTATTCTGCATTAAAAGACGAAGTTGAAGTTTTAGGTATGGACAGCAGATTTGAATCCAATATTGATGGAGTAACAAGAATTCCAGCTAAAGATCAGCTTGAACTTGCACTGGACCCATCCTATGTTATAACAGGTAATCATCCTGTGGTTATAAGGGAATCATTACTTCCACAGGTATTTGACATCGGTGACAACCTTGTTGAAGCTGCTAAAAAATTAGTAAAACCTGGAATGAATGGGCCGTTCTGTTTGCAGACATTATGTACTGACAATCTCGAAATTGTTGTATTTGAGATGAGTGCAAGGATAGATGGTGGAACAAACACATTCATGCATGCTTCTGCTTATAGCTACCTTTTATTCGGTGAATTCATGAGTATGGGGCGCAGAATAGCACGTGAAATTAAAAATGCAGCAGAAGGAGATAAGTTAGAAGTAGTCATCACATGA
- a CDS encoding TetR/AcrR family transcriptional regulator: MTDETKQKILDVALKLFSKNGYAGATTRIIAAEAGFTEMTLYTKFKTKQNLFNQVMIYGMEKLNKDASSLIFIDNEFEDPKDFLETCVKNLDKFFWNNFEFFKLGFNQDRKVTGPIWKESTEYFSKYIEKYIPNQKIDYMAFSLSIFSFVYMSNLGKYQGGHNPLRDELLEKFIYNLTLCIE; the protein is encoded by the coding sequence ATGACTGATGAAACTAAACAGAAAATCTTAGATGTTGCATTAAAATTGTTTAGTAAAAATGGATATGCAGGTGCCACTACTAGAATTATAGCAGCTGAAGCCGGTTTTACTGAGATGACTTTATATACCAAATTTAAAACTAAACAGAATCTTTTTAATCAGGTTATGATTTACGGCATGGAAAAATTGAATAAAGATGCATCTTCACTTATTTTTATTGATAATGAATTTGAAGACCCCAAGGACTTTTTAGAGACTTGTGTTAAAAACCTGGATAAGTTTTTCTGGAATAATTTTGAATTCTTCAAGTTAGGTTTTAACCAGGATAGAAAAGTAACCGGGCCAATTTGGAAAGAAAGTACTGAATATTTCAGTAAATACATTGAAAAGTATATTCCCAACCAGAAAATAGATTATATGGCATTTTCACTTTCTATATTCTCATTTGTATACATGTCAAATTTGGGAAAGTACCAAGGCGGCCACAATCCCCTCCGTGATGAGCTTTTAGAAAAATTCATCTATAATCTTACGCTTTGCATCGAGTAG
- a CDS encoding Ig-like domain repeat protein codes for MKKIKKQAILLTLTLILILFACNAVSAADNSNNTTQSNNSSTQLSAANPTAVTTHGTSSKVVISGKVLKCSDGTSFSGVTVTASKGGSKLASTTTGSDGNYTLNFLSSDDVFNVTASYPGHVSSIKNVAVAFGAGGTSYGAANFKLGMNDVYVSTTGNDADGRGSSSKPVQTIKYALDLVNDGGTIHLMSGTYDGSGNYHIYITKNVTIKGNTGNANDVTIIPWGHWLFEVHGVSLTLQDLTIKQAADMGAIISYGGSLSISNCRFINNTNNKQYGVISTFGTCTVTGCTFIDNTVSGNGGVIYNTGTCTVTGCTFTGNNATGAGGAIYNKDGTISSSGCTFTGNNATTGGAIYNKDGTCTIYDCTFKNNRVNTTITGGDGAAIYNSGTLNATISTFEDNTAESGAIWNEGTSTITYCTFTNNNATNIGGAIENYGAMNINFGTFEGNKANSAGAISNYGSLAISNSTFTRNTATNIGGAISQRDDGHTGSNNALTITGSTFTNNTATTKGSAIYCGDNAGTCNIHFNTIYGNTGTNDIYSKSTIINAVNNWWGTNFSGTNPVNANMVNGNVNADPWIVLTLTSSDNLVDIGRTTTVKANLKYNSAGTDVSSLGTVPDEDVVFTFDSLGSVSPTSGTISKNLNATTTFTAGSTAGNSVVSAAVNGQTVTTTIKIRDLSNVYVNPNTGNDSTGDGSHSSPLQSLAKAISEVRAGGTVHVAKGTYSGANNRGIRIDKDVTIIGESQNNIIIDAQGQNSTFFVGYDFTVTIKNLMFSNGNATSSGNGGAIVSSGTLNLNNCTFINNTAEIHGGAIYTDHPLNINGCTFTGNTAKYGGAIRGISYVPYTFTVHFSSFVNNTATTGNAIYCDNYGSVNATLNWWGSNNPAFSSLVGENVDYSPWMVLNITSNTATVKKGGSAAITVNMLYDSDGNYHNPASGHVPDGADVIFTGTRGSLNPTGSTLIDGQATSIFTANAAGAAVVFAAVDDETVQTPITIAKVNTNLVVGNAAGVNGKTVNLTATLTDEKGNPVDGEIVNFNVNGNTQSAKTNASGVATWSYLITETAGIYTVTANFAGDDNYILSSGTGTLTVNIKDTTLVVGNVTGVNGKTANLTATLKDVDGNPLSGKIVNFHVNGKDYTVTTDLSGVATWSYSIMETAGVYTVTANFAGDDNYILSSGTGTLTVNLKDTTLIVGNVTGVNGKTANLTAALTDADGSVSGESVTFHVNGKDYTVTTDLSGVATWSYPISETAGVYIISASFVDGKIYANSSGTGTLTVNTINTTLIVNNATGYNGKTANLTATLKDVDGNPLRGKTVNFNVNGNAYTATTDASGLAALSYKLTKAGVYNIIASFSDGAVYANSTGSGNLTVSPAANLYIKITASNNNPEVGEKFLLTYKLGNYGPDAAENVTITFKLPEGLDFVKVTADTGNCTYDPATRTVTWTIDSVPVGDPYLYFTVKAAGDGTYKITPGIDSATYNSGSSGDITINVQSPSSSGSTGSSTVKAASTISMQKTGVPLNYLILAIFLVLSGLVPKRK; via the coding sequence GTGAAAAAGATTAAAAAACAAGCAATTCTATTGACTTTAACGTTAATTCTTATATTATTCGCATGTAATGCAGTTTCGGCTGCAGATAATTCGAATAATACTACACAATCAAATAACAGTTCTACACAGCTGTCTGCCGCTAATCCCACAGCAGTTACTACTCATGGAACTTCTTCAAAAGTCGTGATTTCAGGTAAAGTGCTTAAATGTTCCGATGGGACTTCGTTTTCCGGCGTTACAGTAACAGCTTCTAAAGGTGGATCTAAACTCGCAAGTACAACCACCGGCAGCGACGGGAATTATACTTTGAATTTCCTCAGCAGTGATGATGTATTTAATGTAACTGCAAGTTATCCTGGCCATGTTTCGTCCATTAAAAATGTTGCTGTGGCTTTTGGTGCAGGTGGTACTAGCTATGGGGCAGCAAATTTCAAGCTGGGAATGAACGATGTTTATGTTTCTACAACTGGAAATGATGCTGATGGTCGTGGTTCATCTAGTAAACCTGTCCAAACAATAAAATATGCGTTGGACTTGGTTAATGATGGTGGAACGATACATTTGATGAGTGGAACCTATGATGGAAGTGGTAATTACCATATATACATCACTAAAAATGTTACAATTAAAGGCAATACTGGGAATGCAAATGATGTCACAATCATTCCTTGGGGACATTGGTTATTTGAAGTTCATGGTGTGAGTCTCACATTACAGGATTTAACGATTAAACAAGCGGCTGATATGGGAGCAATAATTTCTTATGGGGGTAGTCTATCCATAAGTAACTGTAGATTCATTAATAATACCAACAATAAGCAGTACGGTGTTATCAGTACTTTTGGTACTTGTACTGTGACTGGTTGTACTTTCATAGATAATACTGTATCGGGGAATGGTGGCGTTATTTACAATACTGGTACTTGTACTGTGACTGGTTGTACTTTCACGGGTAACAATGCAACTGGGGCTGGTGGTGCTATTTACAATAAGGATGGTACTATTAGTTCGAGTGGTTGTACTTTCACTGGTAACAATGCGACTACTGGTGGTGCTATTTACAATAAGGATGGTACTTGTACTATATATGATTGTACTTTCAAAAATAACAGAGTTAACACTACAATTACAGGCGGTGATGGGGCTGCTATCTATAATTCTGGTACTTTAAATGCTACTATAAGTACTTTTGAAGATAATACTGCAGAAAGCGGTGCTATATGGAATGAAGGTACTAGTACTATTACATACTGTACTTTCACAAACAACAATGCAACTAACATAGGTGGCGCTATTGAGAATTATGGGGCTATGAATATTAATTTTGGTACATTTGAAGGTAACAAAGCAAATTCTGCAGGTGCAATTTCAAATTACGGCAGTTTGGCAATTAGTAATAGTACATTTACTCGTAACACTGCAACTAACATAGGTGGGGCTATTTCCCAGAGAGATGATGGACATACTGGTTCTAATAATGCGCTGACTATTACGGGCAGTACTTTCACAAATAACACTGCAACAACTAAAGGCAGTGCTATCTATTGTGGTGATAATGCAGGCACTTGCAACATTCACTTTAACACTATTTATGGAAATACTGGAACCAATGACATATATTCTAAGAGTACAATAATAAATGCAGTTAATAACTGGTGGGGCACTAATTTCAGCGGAACCAACCCGGTAAATGCAAATATGGTCAACGGCAATGTCAATGCTGACCCATGGATTGTGCTTACTCTTACAAGTAGCGATAATTTAGTTGATATTGGAAGGACAACCACTGTAAAAGCTAATTTAAAATACAATTCAGCAGGTACAGATGTTTCCAGTTTAGGTACTGTTCCTGATGAAGATGTTGTGTTTACTTTTGACAGTTTAGGAAGTGTATCTCCAACTAGCGGTACAATTAGTAAGAACTTAAATGCTACAACAACTTTCACTGCGGGTTCAACAGCTGGAAATTCTGTGGTAAGCGCTGCTGTTAACGGGCAGACAGTAACTACGACAATTAAAATAAGGGACTTGAGCAATGTTTACGTTAACCCAAACACTGGAAATGATTCTACGGGAGACGGCAGTCATTCATCACCATTACAGAGCCTTGCCAAAGCTATCAGTGAAGTCAGGGCAGGTGGTACAGTACACGTTGCAAAAGGGACTTACAGTGGGGCAAACAACAGGGGCATAAGAATTGATAAGGACGTAACTATCATTGGTGAAAGCCAGAATAATATTATAATTGATGCTCAAGGGCAAAATAGTACATTCTTCGTTGGCTATGATTTCACCGTTACAATAAAAAACTTAATGTTTTCAAATGGGAATGCAACTAGTAGTGGTAACGGGGGCGCTATCGTTAGTAGCGGTACTTTGAATCTGAACAACTGTACCTTCATAAACAACACAGCAGAAATTCATGGCGGTGCTATCTACACTGATCATCCTTTGAATATTAATGGTTGTACTTTTACTGGTAACACTGCAAAATATGGTGGTGCTATTAGAGGTATCAGTTATGTTCCTTACACATTTACTGTGCATTTCAGTTCTTTTGTAAATAACACAGCAACCACAGGTAATGCTATCTACTGTGACAATTATGGTTCGGTGAATGCTACCCTTAACTGGTGGGGTTCAAATAACCCGGCTTTCAGCAGTCTTGTGGGTGAAAATGTGGATTATTCGCCGTGGATGGTGCTGAATATCACTTCAAACACTGCAACTGTCAAAAAAGGAGGCAGTGCAGCTATAACGGTGAACATGCTCTACGACAGCGATGGAAATTACCATAACCCTGCTTCAGGCCATGTGCCGGACGGTGCTGATGTGATTTTCACAGGAACTCGTGGAAGTCTTAACCCAACAGGCAGCACGCTGATTGATGGCCAAGCAACGTCGATATTCACAGCTAATGCTGCAGGTGCAGCAGTTGTTTTCGCGGCAGTTGATGATGAAACCGTTCAAACACCTATAACTATAGCTAAAGTAAATACTAATCTTGTAGTTGGCAATGCTGCTGGTGTCAATGGTAAAACTGTTAATTTAACTGCAACGCTAACTGATGAAAAAGGTAATCCTGTAGATGGTGAGATAGTTAATTTCAATGTTAATGGAAATACACAATCTGCAAAAACTAATGCGAGTGGAGTTGCCACATGGAGTTATCTTATCACAGAAACTGCCGGAATTTACACTGTAACTGCTAATTTTGCAGGGGATGACAATTACATACTCAGCTCAGGCACTGGAACTTTAACTGTAAACATTAAAGATACAACATTGGTCGTTGGTAATGTGACTGGTGTTAATGGCAAAACTGCTAATTTAACAGCAACACTAAAAGATGTTGATGGCAATCCATTAAGTGGTAAGATAGTTAATTTCCATGTTAATGGGAAAGATTACACTGTAACTACTGATTTGAGTGGAGTTGCTACTTGGAGTTATTCTATCATGGAAACTGCGGGAGTTTACACTGTAACTGCTAATTTTGCAGGGGATGACAATTACATACTCAGCTCAGGCACTGGAACTTTAACTGTAAACCTTAAAGACACAACATTGATTGTTGGTAATGTGACTGGTGTTAATGGTAAGACTGCTAATTTAACTGCTGCATTAACTGATGCAGACGGTTCAGTAAGCGGTGAAAGTGTTACTTTCCATGTTAATGGGAAAGATTACACTGTAACTACTGATTTGAGTGGAGTTGCTACTTGGAGTTATCCTATCTCGGAAACTGCGGGAGTTTACATAATATCTGCTAGTTTTGTTGATGGTAAAATTTATGCAAATAGTTCAGGCACAGGAACTTTAACTGTAAACACAATAAACACAACACTTATTGTAAACAACGCAACTGGTTACAATGGCAAAACTGCTAATTTAACAGCAACACTAAAAGATGTTGATGGCAATCCATTAAGGGGTAAGACAGTTAATTTTAATGTTAATGGAAATGCCTACACTGCAACAACTGACGCTAGTGGACTTGCTGCTTTAAGTTATAAACTGACTAAAGCTGGAGTTTACAATATAATTGCTAGTTTCTCTGATGGTGCAGTTTATGCAAACAGTACTGGCAGCGGTAATTTAACTGTAAGTCCTGCTGCAAATCTTTATATCAAAATAACAGCAAGCAATAACAACCCCGAAGTCGGTGAAAAATTCCTGCTCACTTACAAACTTGGTAATTACGGGCCTGATGCTGCAGAAAACGTTACAATAACCTTTAAATTACCTGAAGGTCTGGACTTTGTAAAAGTTACTGCAGACACTGGAAACTGTACATATGATCCAGCAACAAGGACAGTAACATGGACAATAGACTCTGTACCAGTAGGAGACCCTTACCTGTACTTTACAGTTAAAGCAGCAGGTGATGGAACTTATAAAATAACACCAGGCATTGATTCAGCAACCTACAACTCCGGAAGCAGCGGTGATATAACCATTAATGTACAATCACCGTCAAGCAGCGGTTCAACCGGTTCCAGTACAGTTAAAGCAGCAAGTACAATAAGCATGCAGAAAACAGGTGTACCGTTAAACTATTTAATACTCGCCATATTCTTGGTTTTAAGTGGTTTAGTGCCAAAAAGAAAATAA
- the psmB gene encoding archaeal proteasome endopeptidase complex subunit beta: protein MNDENKLKGTTTVGLKCKDGVVFATERRATMGNLIAHKATDKIFKIDDHLGATIAGGVGDAQSLMKYISAEVALYRLRNGARISVESAATLTANILHSSRFYPYYVQTLLGGVDDNGPSLFSLDPAGGVIGDDVISTGSGSPVAYGVLEDRYNKDLDVEEGVEVAVRAIQSAMERDAYSGNGILVATVTEEGFKMLPEEEVKSKLRK, encoded by the coding sequence ATGAATGATGAAAACAAATTAAAAGGCACTACAACTGTTGGTTTAAAATGTAAAGACGGGGTTGTTTTTGCTACCGAAAGAAGGGCCACAATGGGTAACTTAATAGCTCACAAGGCTACTGACAAAATTTTTAAAATTGATGATCATTTAGGGGCCACAATAGCCGGAGGCGTAGGTGATGCCCAGAGTTTAATGAAATATATAAGTGCGGAAGTAGCCTTATATAGACTTAGAAACGGCGCAAGAATAAGCGTTGAATCAGCTGCAACTTTAACAGCAAACATATTACATTCATCAAGGTTTTATCCATATTATGTTCAAACTTTACTTGGAGGAGTCGATGATAATGGACCATCATTATTCTCATTAGACCCTGCAGGTGGAGTAATAGGAGATGATGTGATTTCAACTGGATCCGGTTCACCGGTTGCTTATGGTGTTCTTGAAGACAGGTATAACAAAGATTTAGATGTTGAAGAAGGAGTTGAAGTTGCTGTTCGAGCAATACAATCCGCAATGGAAAGAGATGCATATTCAGGTAATGGAATTCTAGTTGCAACTGTAACTGAAGAAGGCTTTAAAATGTTACCTGAAGAAGAGGTAAAAAGTAAATTAAGGAAATAA